In uncultured Bacteroides sp., the following proteins share a genomic window:
- a CDS encoding tetratricopeptide repeat protein produces the protein MRTLLTAICILVSLTVYSQSDEKKSAIDKAVELMDNGFPDDAIAMLEKAKKQDPKDFTYDYEIAYAYSIKKDYKSAIESCKRAAKFANASDLCYQMMGNSYDYLGESENAINAYKEGLKKFPDSGRLYLEQGIVRWIQKKEDEAISLFEKGISVDPTYPSNYYNLAKFYLGTTEKAWGMVYGEQFMNLERNTERTENMSKWLYEAYKSGIKIKSGSSFAVSFSKTIMAEPNSSTDLTKSKAMFGFTVYEPLLALSIINEKTIDLNSLDKIRTNFIKLYFSRKFEEKVPVVLFETNKIILDAGHYEAYNHWLLMKGDEEGFSKWKSANEDKWNKFVEWYNKNK, from the coding sequence ATGAGAACACTTCTTACAGCTATATGCATTTTAGTTTCGCTGACGGTTTATAGTCAGTCCGACGAAAAGAAATCAGCAATAGATAAAGCGGTTGAGCTTATGGATAATGGCTTCCCCGATGATGCCATTGCCATGCTGGAGAAAGCAAAAAAGCAAGATCCCAAAGATTTTACCTATGATTATGAAATTGCTTATGCTTATAGTATAAAGAAGGATTATAAAAGTGCCATAGAGAGCTGTAAGAGAGCGGCGAAATTTGCCAATGCGTCAGATCTTTGCTATCAGATGATGGGTAACAGCTATGACTATTTAGGCGAATCCGAAAATGCTATAAATGCATATAAAGAAGGATTGAAGAAATTCCCTGATTCCGGCAGATTGTATCTCGAGCAAGGCATTGTACGTTGGATTCAAAAGAAAGAAGATGAAGCAATCTCCTTATTCGAAAAAGGAATTTCGGTAGATCCTACCTATCCTTCCAACTATTACAATCTGGCAAAGTTTTACTTAGGTACAACAGAAAAAGCCTGGGGAATGGTTTACGGAGAACAGTTTATGAATCTGGAAAGAAATACAGAACGGACAGAGAATATGAGTAAATGGTTGTATGAAGCATATAAGTCGGGCATAAAGATCAAGTCCGGTTCATCTTTTGCTGTAAGCTTTAGTAAAACCATTATGGCTGAACCCAATAGTTCAACTGATTTAACCAAATCAAAAGCCATGTTTGGATTTACAGTCTACGAACCATTACTTGCGCTATCTATTATAAATGAGAAAACAATTGATCTGAACTCATTAGATAAAATCAGAACTAATTTTATAAAGCTCTATTTCTCCAGAAAGTTTGAAGAAAAAGTCCCGGTTGTTCTTTTTGAGACAAATAAAATAATACTCGATGCCGGACATTATGAAGCGTATAACCATTGGTTGCTCATGAAGGGCGATGAAGAAGGCTTTTCAAAATGGAAGTCGGCCAATGAAGATAAGTGGAACAAATTTGTAGAATGGTATAATAAGAATAAATAA
- a CDS encoding HU family DNA-binding protein, with translation MSVKYSVVMRKNPSRITEPAKYYAHAQAYGEMDFDSLCEDVNARCTVTKADVSAVVESVLESMKQSLSKGQIVRLGNFGSFQIGISSKGAEKEDEYTSSMIRGTRIAFRPGKLLTNMQKTLAYSQVAKLPVKVVAASKTGV, from the coding sequence ATGAGTGTAAAATATTCAGTTGTAATGAGAAAAAACCCTTCCAGAATTACAGAACCGGCAAAGTATTATGCGCACGCGCAAGCTTATGGCGAAATGGATTTTGATTCGCTTTGTGAGGATGTAAACGCGCGTTGTACGGTAACCAAGGCGGATGTATCGGCAGTGGTTGAGAGTGTGCTTGAGTCGATGAAGCAAAGCTTGTCGAAAGGTCAGATTGTGCGCCTGGGAAACTTTGGCAGTTTCCAGATTGGAATCAGCAGCAAGGGTGCCGAGAAGGAAGACGAGTACACCTCTTCCATGATTCGTGGAACCAGAATCGCCTTCCGTCCGGGTAAGTTGCTCACCAACATGCAAAAAACGCTGGCCTACTCGCAAGTAGCCAAGCTTCCGGTAAAGGTTGTTGCTGCTTCTAAAACCGGAGTGTAA
- a CDS encoding DUF4248 domain-containing protein — protein sequence MIELEEDFKIRAYTKVELAGLYNPGMCISGALRTLARWMSGNKALVAELSRLEYNHRNRIFTPMQVKVIVGYLGEP from the coding sequence ATGATAGAATTAGAAGAAGACTTTAAAATCAGAGCGTATACCAAGGTTGAACTGGCCGGTTTGTATAATCCCGGCATGTGCATAAGCGGAGCGCTGCGTACACTAGCGAGGTGGATGTCGGGCAACAAAGCCCTTGTAGCGGAGCTTTCCCGCCTGGAGTACAACCATCGGAACCGTATTTTTACACCAATGCAGGTGAAGGTTATAGTTGGTTATCTGGGAGAACCTTGA
- a CDS encoding sugar phosphate isomerase/epimerase family protein — protein MKVKFGASILSWIPPKWTAEGGLYAIQKTAAAGFDLLEILLPPSMDIDTQTVKKQLKDHNLEAVCTFNLPASSHIPFYPKEATLMMKTMLNKTADLDLNFMGGVLHSGIGVFSGEPKTEKEEDTVCEVWADVADYAQKLGITIGIEPINRYESYVCTGAEETLRMIERTKAPNLALHLDTFHMNIEEYNFYNPVIAAGERLKHIHMTESNRGMLGEGNVDWDSLFRGLATIDFTGNLVLENFTSQVEGMASAVSLWRPSKYDADHLATGSLQFMKAKAAQFGLL, from the coding sequence ATGAAAGTAAAATTCGGGGCATCAATCCTCTCATGGATTCCCCCCAAATGGACAGCGGAAGGTGGCTTGTATGCCATACAGAAAACCGCTGCAGCAGGGTTCGATCTTTTAGAAATCCTCCTGCCTCCATCAATGGATATTGATACACAAACAGTAAAGAAGCAGTTAAAGGATCACAATCTCGAAGCAGTGTGCACCTTTAATCTTCCCGCCAGTAGTCACATACCGTTTTATCCCAAAGAAGCTACTTTAATGATGAAAACGATGCTCAACAAAACAGCCGATCTCGATCTGAACTTTATGGGAGGAGTGCTGCACAGCGGGATAGGAGTGTTCAGTGGTGAGCCAAAAACCGAAAAAGAAGAAGATACCGTTTGCGAGGTGTGGGCCGATGTGGCCGACTATGCTCAGAAACTTGGCATTACTATCGGTATAGAACCTATCAACCGCTACGAAAGTTACGTGTGTACCGGTGCGGAAGAAACCTTGCGAATGATAGAGCGTACCAAAGCTCCTAATCTGGCTTTGCACCTCGATACATTCCACATGAATATAGAAGAATATAACTTCTACAATCCGGTGATTGCCGCAGGCGAAAGGCTGAAACATATCCACATGACAGAGAGCAATCGTGGTATGCTGGGCGAAGGAAATGTAGATTGGGACAGCCTGTTCCGCGGATTGGCAACCATAGACTTTACCGGAAATCTGGTTCTGGAAAACTTTACTTCGCAGGTAGAAGGCATGGCCAGTGCCGTTTCCTTGTGGAGACCTTCAAAATATGATGCAGACCATCTGGCAACAGGCAGTTTGCAGTTCATGAAAGCCAAAGCAGCTCAGTTCGGATTGCTTTAA
- a CDS encoding carbohydrate porin — protein MKKLLQLFIIIAMPLCAKAQVVITNTNFSMGTTGRIGVGASPTGEGNMWKPLNLSGQGSLAGRMEQSDYFDLLPALHFTPKLIGKDSTNVTFQARLGMYSANGQFIGNVSTRSADGLTFILPEAFVEARNIMGSRWSAWAGARFRRYDDIHICDYFYFDDHSAQGFGASYKTTELTMLMPASTDSAGVYPYNYKVTVAGATNPAIRQRMVWIGEHTFEMNNGNKLKLLGEYHYVSATSDNASIKYPSDNGWVVGAKFTTPLKTVMPGSFNDISVRYGTGIANGGDNGNTFTWATYGAPNDEGRYTGAYSLTMVEHFLINPSKKFSINGYGVFTQSKGGSSSTDKDTYFNGSQIYNRKRDIVAGFRTLYYATDWLHLIGEVHYAVRKDGDNPDAAMWKFSFAPTIAPVGQRSAWCRPHIRFVCSLARYNDYARDHNYSPFLQVNQKRWGTYIGVKAEWWIF, from the coding sequence ATGAAAAAATTGCTTCAACTATTTATAATAATAGCAATGCCATTGTGTGCTAAAGCTCAGGTGGTAATTACAAATACAAATTTTTCAATGGGAACCACAGGACGAATCGGAGTTGGTGCATCACCAACGGGCGAAGGCAACATGTGGAAGCCGTTAAACCTTTCCGGTCAGGGTTCTCTGGCCGGACGTATGGAGCAGTCAGATTACTTTGATCTGTTGCCTGCGCTGCACTTCACTCCGAAACTAATAGGGAAGGACAGTACAAACGTAACCTTTCAGGCCCGACTGGGGATGTATTCTGCCAATGGACAATTTATTGGCAACGTAAGCACTCGCTCGGCAGACGGACTAACCTTTATTCTTCCCGAGGCTTTCGTTGAGGCCCGGAACATAATGGGTAGCCGTTGGTCTGCCTGGGCAGGCGCACGCTTCCGCCGCTACGACGACATACACATTTGCGACTATTTCTACTTTGACGACCACTCTGCTCAGGGATTTGGTGCAAGCTATAAAACAACAGAGCTAACCATGCTGATGCCGGCTTCCACAGACTCTGCAGGTGTTTATCCCTATAACTATAAAGTCACTGTTGCCGGAGCTACCAATCCTGCAATCAGACAACGTATGGTTTGGATTGGAGAGCATACCTTCGAGATGAATAACGGGAACAAGCTAAAGCTGCTGGGCGAGTATCATTATGTGTCGGCCACTTCGGATAATGCTTCAATAAAGTATCCTTCCGATAATGGTTGGGTGGTCGGAGCTAAATTCACCACCCCTTTAAAGACCGTGATGCCAGGTTCGTTCAACGATATCTCAGTGCGCTACGGAACAGGCATAGCCAATGGTGGTGACAATGGGAATACCTTTACATGGGCCACTTACGGTGCACCCAATGATGAAGGAAGATACACCGGTGCATACTCCTTAACCATGGTAGAACATTTTCTGATCAATCCCTCAAAGAAGTTCAGTATAAACGGATACGGAGTGTTCACACAGAGTAAGGGAGGTTCATCCAGTACAGATAAAGATACCTACTTCAACGGGTCGCAGATTTATAACCGGAAAAGAGATATTGTTGCAGGATTCAGAACTCTGTATTATGCAACAGATTGGCTTCACCTCATTGGAGAAGTACATTATGCAGTGCGTAAAGATGGCGATAACCCCGATGCAGCAATGTGGAAATTCTCCTTTGCACCCACTATTGCTCCGGTAGGACAACGCAGCGCATGGTGCCGGCCTCACATTCGTTTTGTGTGCTCGCTGGCTCGTTACAATGACTATGCCCGCGACCATAACTACTCTCCGTTTCTGCAGGTTAACCAAAAACGCTGGGGAACATACATTGGCGTGAAAGCAGAGTGGTGGATATTCTAA